The Oscillospiraceae bacterium genomic sequence TTCTACTGCATTATCAGTGCTTTTAAATACAGAAAGAGATTTTTCCCGCATGCCTGAAAATTATTTTTCAGATTACCCTGTAATACTACATGGTCAATATATTACGTTTCCTGTTTTACTTGCAATTGTTGTTCCTACCATTGTGGCTCTTTTAATATTCAGATTTATACACTCTAAAAAGCAAGTAATATTCACACACAGTATTCCTGTGTCAAAAAAAGCAAACTACATATCATCAATTCTTGCAGGTTTTACTCTTATGTACCTTCCTGTTATATTGAACGGTTTAATACTAATTTTAATATCACAAACAGGATATTCATCATATTTTACAGTTAATAACTGTTTTACCTGGATAGGATATAATTTAATCGGGATATTTATGATGTTTTCAGTTGCAGTATTTTCAGCAACTATAACAGGAAACAGTTTTGCAACAATAGTTTTAAATATACTTATCCATTCTGTTTTATTTATAATTTATGCATCTTTTAACAGTATGGCTGATGTATTCCTATATGGTTATAATGGCGGAGCAGATGATATATTTCAGATACTGTTTGATAATAATTTTGCAGTTGTTGTTTATGGTTTTATGGATAAATATTTCAGAAGTGATATAACAACTATTAAGTATGTTATATACTCGGTTATTTCCCTTTCATTTTATGTTATATCATACTTTATATATAAATTAAGAAAACCTGAAACCGCATCGGATGTTGCAGGATTTAAATCCTTAAACAGTGTATTTAAATATCTTGTATCATTTTTAGTTACAATGTTTGGTTTTGCTATATTCTCGTCATATATTAAAAACAACATAATTGTATTCTTTATAATAATATTCTTTATAAGCCTGATAGCATACTTTGCATCTGAAATGGTTCTTAAAAAGACAATAAATGTTTTATATTCCTGGAAAGGATATTTGGGTTTTGTTTCTATTTTTATACTGATAGTTGTTATTTTTGGTCAAACATCTTTCTTTGGATATGAAACCAGAATTCCTGATAAAAATAACATAGAAAGTGCAACAATGTACAACTACTATCACAACATAAATGAGCCATTTACAACAAATCCTCAGATTATAGATTTGATAATTAAAACGCACGAGAACTTTATTAACGAAGATTTTCCGAAAATCAGGCAAACATCACTTTATCAGACACAGGACAATACTCGTCTGCATATAAAATACAATTTGAAAAACGGAAAAACATTAAACAGGATATATCCGATTTCAATGACAAATTGTATTGATATTATGAACAAACTGTATTCTTACGAAGATTTCAAAAAATTAAGTGAAGTTATATTTACAGATGACAGTCTTATTAACAGTCTGCACTTAAATCATGAAACTCTTATAAAAGAACCTTATGAACTTTTAAGTATTATTAGAGAAGATGTTCTTAATATGAATTATGAAAAACTGCACGGATTCAGATACACAAATGACGAATACAGTCTGCGCATAGAATTAAGAGAAAAACAGCCAATTGTTATAAAAGGTATTCCTCAGGCAACAGCTACAAGAAGAGAGTATATGAATATTACAAAAGATTTTGTAAAAACAATAAAATGGCTTACTGAAAAAGGATATTTAAAACAATAGTTTAAATACAAAAACCCCGAAATACATCTGTATTTCGGGGTTTTAAAATCAAAAGCCTTTAATAATTAACATTGCTTTATTCCGCAACCAATAATTTTTTTTGCTTTGATATCTTCCTGAATTTTATTTAAACATTCACCGAATCTCTGGAAATGAACAACTTCTCTTTCTCTTAAAAATTTGATAACTTTTGTTACATCAGGATTGTCGCACATTTTCAGAATATTATCATAAGTTACTCTTGCTTTTTGTTCTGCTGCCAAATCTTCAACTAAATCTGCAATAGGGTCACCTTTAACACCGATATATTCTGCTTTCCAAGGATTACCTGATGCTGCTGCAGGATAAACACCTTTGGCATGATCTATATAATAAGGAGCCATTGGACTATTTTCAATTTCGCCGGTTGTCGCATTCTTGGTTAACTGATGGATTAAAGTTGCGACCATCTCTAAATGCGCCAGTTCTTCTGTTCCGATATCAGTTAAAAGTGCTTTTGCCATATCATCTTTCATTGAGTACCTTTGAGATAAATATCTCATTGATGCTCCTAATTCTCCGTCCGGACCGCCATATTGGCTTACTATAAATGCCGCAAGTTTAGGGTCAGGATTTTTAATATTGATTGGTATTTGTAATTTTTTTTGATATTCCCACATAAACTAACTTCCCCTTTCCTTTTAGCAATTTTCCCATGGCCATGGACCTTTGATCCATTCCCATGCTTCTGTATTATTATTTGCAGACGGAGTTAAAGGTCCGAATAATTTTTCATAATCATATTTTAATTGTTTTGCTTTTTTTTCGTATATATTAAACATTTCCAATGCTTCTTTTGAGCACGGATGAGTATCTAAATAAAGATTAAGTTCTTTTAAAACAAAATCTACTTGTTTTATTTCTTTTAAAAGTTTGCATTTAGAAACTATTTCAACCATTACATTTATCCTCCTTAACACCGTTTAAATATTCGCACATGCTAAGGCTTAGTTCAGGAAATAAAGTCCCGCATTCCAATGCTTTTTCAGGAGTAAAAGTATTAAATGTTGTTTGTGGCGGCACATATGCATATCCCACAAGCATATTTATATTATTCATTATATATCCTCCTAAAAGATAAAAGCAGACAGATTATACTGTCTGCTATATTTTATGAATAATATTTAGAAGTGTTAATTATTATATCCAAGTTCAAAGGCTTTAAGATTCACGTCCAAAAACTTTTCAGGAACTGTTTTTTTAATTATTTCAATCCACTTTTCATAAGGGATATCAGTGCTTTTTGCCATAACACCAATCAAAACAACATTAACTGCTTTCATATTTCCTGCTTGCTTTGCAAGGTTAAGTGCATCTATAGGAAGAGTATTTACCTTTTCAGATAATTTTTCTACTATATTTTCAGGATATGAAGCCATACCTGTTATAACAGGCATCGGGTCAATTGACTGAGTATTAACTATTATTTTGCC encodes the following:
- a CDS encoding manganese catalase family protein: MWEYQKKLQIPINIKNPDPKLAAFIVSQYGGPDGELGASMRYLSQRYSMKDDMAKALLTDIGTEELAHLEMVATLIHQLTKNATTGEIENSPMAPYYIDHAKGVYPAAASGNPWKAEYIGVKGDPIADLVEDLAAEQKARVTYDNILKMCDNPDVTKVIKFLREREVVHFQRFGECLNKIQEDIKAKKIIGCGIKQC
- a CDS encoding spore coat protein CotJB, whose protein sequence is MVEIVSKCKLLKEIKQVDFVLKELNLYLDTHPCSKEALEMFNIYEKKAKQLKYDYEKLFGPLTPSANNNTEAWEWIKGPWPWENC
- a CDS encoding indolepyruvate oxidoreductase subunit beta, with translation MTKNIMIVGVGGQGTLLASRILGNTVIEEGYDVKVSEVHGMSQRGGSVVTYVKYGDKVYSPIIDRGEADIILAFELLEALRALPYLKKGGKIIVNTQSIDPMPVITGMASYPENIVEKLSEKVNTLPIDALNLAKQAGNMKAVNVVLIGVMAKSTDIPYEKWIEIIKKTVPEKFLDVNLKAFELGYNN
- a CDS encoding spore coat associated protein CotJA, encoding MLVGYAYVPPQTTFNTFTPEKALECGTLFPELSLSMCEYLNGVKEDKCNG